tcactggtttgattcccagtcagggcacatgcccgggttgatgggggccacgtgaaaggcaaccacacattgatgtttctctccatctctttctccctcccttcccttctttctaaaaataaataaataaaatcttaaaaaaaatttaaaataaaaggaacagagggaaagtaattttccagtttttttagGTTGGGTGTTCCATACATGTATGGATGTATGTGTAGATGTATTATATTGTGTTCATTACACTTTGCCATTTATAgatgcataattttattttatactgaatATTACATTAAGAAACTTTCAACTTGTTAGACTCAGCCCACCATATCAAGAAAAAACTTTTATATCCTGAATCTGTTACCCCATTCATTTTACTATGTTATTAAGAGTAAATTATCACAGGATAAAAtctaattattacattattatttaatgCTTTACCCTAATTATCCTAATTATGGTCAATATATGTAGCCTACTGCAACAATCAATTGGCCTGGAACCTGTGCAAAGAAAGGATAGATTTATCAGGTGGGGAAAGAAGCctagaccaggaagctcagaaaatataaattattagtgGTTTTAGAGCAAAGGTTGGCAAACTACAGCCTGCCGGCCAGTGCTGATTACAAcaaacaaagttttatttatatagccACATTCATCCATTTACATACTGTCTGTGCTTGCTTTCACTTTATAACTCTACAGTGGCAGGGCTGAGTAGTTTTAGCAGCTACCACGAgtcctgcaaagcctaaaatacatatttgctacatggctctttacagaaaaagtttgttaaCTCCTGGTCTAAGGCACCATCCAGGTGAGAAAGCACGTTTTCTAGTTCACTCGGCAGATCTTTCTTTTAGGAATTGGGGTCCATCACAGCTCTCCACCTAACTAACCCCTCTTGCTCTTAATTCAAACTCACAAAGAGAGATTTCCTTTTTCCTACAAAGTAAAGATTCCACTTTTCACTGTGTGTTAACTAAAGAACTGGCTTTCTGACTGATACTTTAGCTGCTCACGCAGTGGGTTAGCATTGATCAGTCCTTTGGAGACCATCACCTCTGatgtacaaaaaaaataaaagtcaagctTCTGGACCTGCAAAGCCAAGGGCTTGCTTCAAATATATGACAATCCTTTTAGGGTACCCGTCCTACGAAGCCCTACCTGAATCGACAGCCTCCCTCAAAGACACCTCTGTGCCGTCCCACTCCATGATGTTATCACTAATCAGATGCAGAAACACCACGTGACAATCACAAAGAGattcaacatttcatatatagTAGCTATGTCAGAGAAGTGACACTTTTGCATTAAACAAGCACTTCTTTTCTCAAGTGTCTAATGTGAATCACGTTTTAAAagatcatcaaaaaaaaaaaaggtaacaccAAAATCAACATTTTGGAAATGTTTCAAGAATAAATCATAGGCTACCTGTCAGCATCTGCACTTCATCATGTGAAAGGCTGCTCTGGAAAGCTGTCATTCATACTCAACTCATCTGAAGCAAGATCTCATTTCTTACCTGACTTGAGCTGATCTTTTCTTCAGCGGCTGTGGGATGTTGACATGGGTCTTCCTTTGCTCCCTCACAGGGGTCTCTTACAATTTCCACCTGGTTCCCTCGATCTCTGAAGACCTTTAGCTCCATGCTCTTGGTTTTCTCTTTCCTATCCAAGATCTCAGAAGCCACAGAACCTCCTGCTGTGGAGTCCACCAGCCCACACCGCCCAGGCTCTCCCCCATGATCCAAGGTCTCAAGGGTTTCTTCACAACTTTCCGCAGGAGTCCTCTGCAGCTCCAAGGGCGCTGCCCTACTCTGACTTACAAGAGAGCTTGAGGCTCCGGGTTTTACATCTGGAAACAAACTTGGCTCAGGGTCAACATGAAGCTCTTTGGAGACACTCACGGGGAGTTCAGAGTATAATTCCTGTACCACAGCAGACATGGAGGAATCAAGTGGAACTGGCTGAGTCTCTACTCCGGATGACAGCATTAGGGCAGATGTAGATTATGGAGTCAAGTCTTACATCAAACGGTTCACCCTGACACAAATCAAAGGAAGGgataaaagtttaaaacttttcagGGCAGAAGAAAGCTGTCTCAGCTCAAACTGGcgaaaataaggacaataaattCTACCTCACATGCCGGCATTACTTGGCACCAAAAAAACCCTGTCTTTAATAGATAGAATTTGtgggcttggggtggtgaacacaaaatacaatatacatatgCTGTATTGTAACATTGTATCACTGAAGCCTATATGATTTTATGAAcaaatatcaccccaataaattcaataaaaaagagattgaatttgtggaaaaataaattccttaaaCTTTTAATAGACATTTGTCTAATCTCAGTTCAAATACTGCCTTATGAACAATTCTCAATTTAAATCTGGAGAGCCAGCAAATACTGTGGAGAGTAAGACATGTCTAAGTATCCAAGAGACAGACCTGAATTAGATTATCAAAACAGCTTC
The genomic region above belongs to Phyllostomus discolor isolate MPI-MPIP mPhyDis1 chromosome 13, mPhyDis1.pri.v3, whole genome shotgun sequence and contains:
- the PRR14L gene encoding protein PRR14L isoform X3, with translation MLSSGVETQPVPLDSSMSAVVQELYSELPVSVSKELHVDPEPSLFPDVKPGASSSLVSQSRAAPLELQRTPAESCEETLETLDHGGEPGRCGLVDSTAGGSVASEILDRKEKTKSMELKVFRDRGNQVEIVRDPCEGAKEDPCQHPTAAEEKISSSQEDLRMRSHKELAYADLPEGCLGSKEGNVQITTEILLKSTEEVQGMKVNGTKTDNNEGHKNGNGTVPFPKWTMGRKSCVS
- the PRR14L gene encoding protein PRR14L isoform X4: MLSSGVETQPVPLDSSMSAVVQELYSELPVSVSKELHVDPEPSLFPDVKPGASSSLVSQSRAAPLELQRTPAESCEETLETLDHGGEPGRCGLVDSTAGGSVASEILDRKEKTKSMELKVFRDRGNQVEIVRDPCEGAKEDPCQHPTAAEEKISSSQEDLRMRSHKELAYADLPEGCLGSKVSDLTLLLGCLERKGSTNQPYEKGYLSQFITLLPAAGYFFWAQMVGCPG